GGCTTAATTGCTTTAGTTATATCTTTATATATATTGTGGCAGCTTCGGGACGTTTTGCTACTAATATTTGCTGCTGTTGTTTTAGCAACGACTTTAAATCGTCTGGCGCGACGCTTCCAAAGCTTGGGAATAAAACGGGGATTAGCAGTTTTATTAGCTGTGGGGATTTTTTTTGCGGGTGTTATCTGTTTTTTCTGGTTGATTGTCCCACCTTTTGTCCAGCAATTTCATGAACTTACTTATAGAGTTCCCCAAGGATTTCAGCGTTTAAATAGTTGGATTGATCATCAAAGAACTAATATTCCTCCACAATTATTACCCTATATACCTGATTTAAATAGTTTAATTGCACAAGCACAACCGCTATTTAATCGCTTATTAGGTAACTCCTTTGCTTTTGTTTCTGGATCGTTAGAAGTAGTTCTCAAAATTTTATTAGTCCTGGTTTTAACAGGAATGTTTTTAGTTGACCCTGATGCTTATCAAAAAGTATTTGTTCGTGTATTTCCCTCCTTTTATCGGCGGCAGGTAGGGGGAATTTTACAGCAATGTGAAGCTTCTTTGGAGGGATGGGTGACAGGGGCAGCAATTGGGGTTTTTGTAGTAGGTTTGATGAGTTTGATAGGCTTATCAATTTTAGGTGTAAAAGCAGCGCTGGCTTTGGGAGTATTAGCAGGATTTATGAATTTAATCCCTAATTTGGGTCCAACTATGAGTGTAATACCAGCAATGGCGATCGCTCTTTTGGATAATCCCTGGAAAGCCCTAGCTGTGTTCATTCTTTACTTTTTTATTCAACAGTGTGAAAGCAATTTCATCACCCCTGTAGTTATGGCCCATCAAGTATCCTTATTACCTGCTGTCACCCTGATTTCTCAGTTATTTTTTGTGACATTTTTCGGATTTCTAGGATTATTTTTAGCACTTCCTCTAACTGTTGTTGCAAAAATTTGGGTGCAAGAAGTGTTAATTAAAGATGTGTTAGATCAATGGCATAATCATGAGGCAGATAATACAGAATTAGTGATAGTTGAGAAATATTCTGATATCAATGACGCTGATATTCAAGAAAATAACTAAAGATCACCGATTTCTTGAATAAATCGGGAATCTGGATTAACCAAGACCCGGAATTAAGCGTTTCAATGCCCGACCGGCGACATCAGCATAGCGCAACTCACCACAAAGGATTTTACTCATAATTTGAGCGCCAGAGGGACGTTTAAAACCAACTTGATAGCCAATACTAGGGAAGCGGTAAAATGCTCCGGCGAGTTTTTGCGCCCAAGCCATATCAGTTCCCCATTGCTCGTTAATAGCGTCGCTATATTCTTCTAAAGCGTTACTATTGCCACTTAAGGCATCATTAATAGATGCTGCGGCTAAAACACCGCTAAAAATGGAGGGACGAATTCCTTCAGCGGTAAAGGGATCAACTACACAAGCGGCTTCACCGGCTAAAATTGCGTTTTGGGTATGTAGCTTTTGATTCCCATCCCATGAGCAGATGGGGTGACCATATTGCTGACTATTTTTAATATCTACATCAAAAGATTTGGCATAATCATCCACAATTTTCTTCAAATCTTGAGGTCCACCACCCATAAATGCTCCAGCACCAATGGAATAACCATCAGCTTTGGGAAAGTTCCAAAGATAACCATTTTTGATTAAACCAAACTCTAAATGACCCAAATTTTGATTGGGGACATCAGTAATAACTTCGGCTTCTAATGCTCCAGCTAGACGACGTTTACGGTCTTTAAAGCCGAGCCATTTAGCCATTGGACCTTTTGCACCGTCGGCGGCGATGAGGTAACGACCTGTGACTATTCCTGTGGCTGTAGTAACTTGCCAATAATCGGTTTTAAATTCGATCCCTTTGACTTCTGTATTATCTTGTAGTTCAGCCCCTTGCTTTTGAGCTTGCTGCACTAAGAAATGGTCAAAAATTTCTCTGCGTACCATCCATAAGGGGTCTTTAATACCGATTTTAGCTTCTACCACATCTCCTAATTTCCAGGTGAAGCGGAAAGAATCTACTTTAACGGAAATGGCTGGGCTAAAGTCAAAATCGAACCACTGAGCGATCGCTGGGGACACACCACCGCCACAAGGCTTATATCTGGGTAGGGACTCTTTTTCTAAGACTAAGACCGATCGCCCTTTCTTGGCTAAATGATATGCTGCTGTTCCACCGGCTGGGCCTGCACCGACAATTAGACAATCGTACATAATGATGATTTTTAGGTTAATTAAGTTGAATTTTCAGTATATATAAGGGTTTATAGCAGGGAATAGGGAATAGGGAATAGGGAATAGGGAATAGGGAATAGGGAATAGGGAATAGGGAACAGGGAATAGGGAATAGGGAATAGGGAATAGGGAAGAGAGGGAATAGGGAACAGGGAATAGGGAATAGGGAATAGGGAATAGGGAATAGGGAACAGGGAATAGGGAATAGGGAAGAGAGGGAAGAGGGAAGAGAGGGAATAGGGAATAGGGAAGAGGGAAGAGGGAAGAGAGGGAAGAGGGAAGAGAGGGAATAGGGAAGAGGGAAAGCGAGGGGCGAAGAGAAATAATTATCCTCTTGCCTTTTGCCTCTTGGTTTTGATCAACTTAGACAGTTGATATCTCTTTTTCCTTTTCTACTAACAAGTGGTCGATTTTCTCAGTGTGCTTGTTAGTCAGTTTTTGGAGTTTGTCCTGTTGATCTCGTGATTCATCTTCAGAGATTTCCGCACTTTTTTCCTGTTTGCGAATGGACTCAATAGCATCCCGGCGGATATTGCGAATTGCTACGCGACCCTCTTCCGCGTACTTAGCCGCAAGTTTGACAAATTGCTTCCGGCGATCGCTCGTTAATGGCGGAATATTCAACCGAATCACAACACCGTCGTTACTGGGAGTTAAGCCCACATCCGACAGAGAGAGAGCTTTTTCAATAATGTTCAAGCTGCCCTTATCGTAGGGCTGAATCAGGATGGTTGAAGAATCTGGCGTGCTAATGCTTGCCAGAGATTTTAAGGCTGTTGGTGTACCGTAATACTCCACTTGTACCTTATCTAATAAACTCGCATTGGCGCGACCAGTACGAATTGTATTAAAAGCGCGTTGAGTAGACTCAACGGTTTTTTCCATCGTCTCTTGAGCTTCAGCTAATTTCACAAGAACCTCCCACAAGCGTGCCAATAGATTCTCCCATAATTGCCCGGTGGATGTTACCTCGCACCGTTAGGTCAAATACTAAAATAGGGAGATTATTTTCTTTACATAGAGCAATTGCGGTACTATCCATAACTCGCAAATCCTTAGCCAAAACGTGGGCGTAGGTAAGGGTAGTAAAACGCTTGGCATCAGGATAAAGTTTGGGGTCAGCATCGTAAATGCCGTCTACTTTGGTAGCTTTAAAAATCACGTCTGCTTCAATTTCTGCGGCTCTTAAGGCCGCAGTGGTATCTGTGGTAAAGAAGGGATTGCCTGAACCAGCACCAAAAATTACCACCCGCCCTTTTTCAAGATGACGGATAGCACGACGGCGAATATATGGTTCTGCTAGTTCTTGCATAGCTATGGCAGTTTGTACTCTGGTTTGAATTCCCATCCTTTCTAGGGAATCTTGCAGGGTCATGGCGTTCATGACTGTGGCAATCATGCCGATATAGTCGGCGGTTGCCCGATCCATACCTGCTGATGCGGCTTTAATGCCTCGAAAAATATTGCCACCACCAACAACGATGGCCACCTGTACACCAGTGGCTATCACCTCTCCTATTTCCTTGGCTATTTCCTCGACCACTTCTGGGTCAATGCCATAGCCTAAGTTGCCCATTAAGGCTTCACCGCTCAGTTTAAGTAAAACCCGTCGGTAATTCGTTCCCATGAAGTTCCGCTTTCTCAAAAAAGTTGCAATTGCCTCCAATTTAAGATAGCAGTAGAGTGACAATCTGTAACTAATTGGGGTCTTTTCGTTAGGAGTCAGGAGTCAGGAGTCAGGAGTTAATGAACCACGAAGGAACGAAGGACACGAAGGAAGAAGGAAGAAGGAAGAAAAGGGTTTTTCGTTCCCTAATAGACTTCCAATTAAAAAAATATCCCAAAATTTCTTGTGGTGCGGGCATCTTGCCCGCTAATAATACAAGGACGGGCAAGATGCCCATCCCACAAGATTGGATAATTTTTTTGTGGCGTTCCGTTCTATAAAACTTACCCAAAATTACCAAAGTCTAGACACATCTGGACAGCGATAATCTTAGTGTTTATTTCCTGCTTCATCGCGGTCTTGGAATGACTTCCAATCTTGTTTGCCCGCTCCACAGACAATCTCGGTAGAACTTACCGTTTCTGACCGTAGTTCCTAAAAGGAACCGCTACGCTACAGGGATAAAAATATCCGCAAACCATCGGTCAATGTTTTTAGCGGCGTTGAGGTCACGATCCTCTGTATGTCCGCAATCAGGACAAATATAAACGCGGTTTTTTAATGGCATTTTATGACGATGATTACCGCAGTTAGAGCATATTTGAGAACTGGGGAAAAACCGATCCACAAGGATTAGTTCACTCCCGAATTTCTCAGTTTTATACTCTAACTGCCGTTTAAATTCATACATACCACAGTCAGCGATAGCACCCGCTAATTTATGGTTTTTCAAAAATGCCTTAACGTGCAAATCCTCTATCCTTACAATGCTGTGATTTTTAGCTAGATAGTAGGTTAATTTGTGTATGGAATCCTGGCGAATATTAGAAACTTTGGCGTGTAATTTAGCTAATTTTCTCACAGCTTTTTTACGGTTATTAGAGCCTTTAATTTTCCTGCTCACACTACGCTGTAAACGTTTCATGCGTTTACTCATCCGTCGGTAGGCTTTAGGATTCCCGAATACTTCACCATTA
The window above is part of the Dolichospermum sp. DET69 genome. Proteins encoded here:
- a CDS encoding AI-2E family transporter: MNLGQWIGLIALVISLYILWQLRDVLLLIFAAVVLATTLNRLARRFQSLGIKRGLAVLLAVGIFFAGVICFFWLIVPPFVQQFHELTYRVPQGFQRLNSWIDHQRTNIPPQLLPYIPDLNSLIAQAQPLFNRLLGNSFAFVSGSLEVVLKILLVLVLTGMFLVDPDAYQKVFVRVFPSFYRRQVGGILQQCEASLEGWVTGAAIGVFVVGLMSLIGLSILGVKAALALGVLAGFMNLIPNLGPTMSVIPAMAIALLDNPWKALAVFILYFFIQQCESNFITPVVMAHQVSLLPAVTLISQLFFVTFFGFLGLFLALPLTVVAKIWVQEVLIKDVLDQWHNHEADNTELVIVEKYSDINDADIQENN
- a CDS encoding geranylgeranyl reductase family protein; translated protein: MYDCLIVGAGPAGGTAAYHLAKKGRSVLVLEKESLPRYKPCGGGVSPAIAQWFDFDFSPAISVKVDSFRFTWKLGDVVEAKIGIKDPLWMVRREIFDHFLVQQAQKQGAELQDNTEVKGIEFKTDYWQVTTATGIVTGRYLIAADGAKGPMAKWLGFKDRKRRLAGALEAEVITDVPNQNLGHLEFGLIKNGYLWNFPKADGYSIGAGAFMGGGPQDLKKIVDDYAKSFDVDIKNSQQYGHPICSWDGNQKLHTQNAILAGEAACVVDPFTAEGIRPSIFSGVLAAASINDALSGNSNALEEYSDAINEQWGTDMAWAQKLAGAFYRFPSIGYQVGFKRPSGAQIMSKILCGELRYADVAGRALKRLIPGLG
- the frr gene encoding ribosome recycling factor — encoded protein: MKLAEAQETMEKTVESTQRAFNTIRTGRANASLLDKVQVEYYGTPTALKSLASISTPDSSTILIQPYDKGSLNIIEKALSLSDVGLTPSNDGVVIRLNIPPLTSDRRKQFVKLAAKYAEEGRVAIRNIRRDAIESIRKQEKSAEISEDESRDQQDKLQKLTNKHTEKIDHLLVEKEKEISTV
- a CDS encoding UMP kinase — translated: MGTNYRRVLLKLSGEALMGNLGYGIDPEVVEEIAKEIGEVIATGVQVAIVVGGGNIFRGIKAASAGMDRATADYIGMIATVMNAMTLQDSLERMGIQTRVQTAIAMQELAEPYIRRRAIRHLEKGRVVIFGAGSGNPFFTTDTTAALRAAEIEADVIFKATKVDGIYDADPKLYPDAKRFTTLTYAHVLAKDLRVMDSTAIALCKENNLPILVFDLTVRGNIHRAIMGESIGTLVGGSCEIS